In Bacillus sp. FJAT-45037, the following are encoded in one genomic region:
- a CDS encoding DegV family protein: MTTIKIVTDSTCDLPKEVIEKHGIEIIPLSLTFGDKTYLDGVDITKEEFMDKLKASEDLPKSSQPSAGAFQELYDRLNKEADDVKIISIHITEGMSGTTNAAQTAADMCEADVTVINSRFISQALGFQVVRAAQLAEEGLTVDEIVQYLEEIREGTSLYIMVDTLEYLAKGGRIGKSKAFLGSLLKIKPILSLTDGVLNPVSKVRTHMQMIQQLTTTFTTETKGKIVKKIAISHAEADSVAMKLKQSLQGVTDVKDITIQVTSPIISTHAGPGAVALMYYTESK, encoded by the coding sequence ATGACAACGATAAAAATTGTTACGGACTCAACTTGTGATTTACCTAAAGAAGTAATTGAAAAACACGGAATTGAAATTATCCCGTTATCACTAACATTTGGCGATAAAACGTATCTTGATGGAGTAGACATTACGAAGGAAGAATTTATGGACAAACTTAAGGCGTCCGAGGACTTACCTAAGAGCTCACAACCATCAGCTGGTGCTTTTCAAGAATTATACGATCGTCTGAATAAGGAAGCTGATGACGTGAAAATCATCTCCATTCATATCACAGAAGGAATGAGTGGAACGACGAATGCAGCTCAAACAGCGGCTGATATGTGTGAGGCAGATGTGACGGTGATTAATTCGCGCTTCATTTCGCAAGCACTTGGTTTCCAAGTTGTAAGAGCAGCACAACTAGCTGAAGAAGGTCTTACAGTTGATGAGATTGTGCAGTATTTAGAGGAGATCCGTGAGGGTACATCTTTGTATATCATGGTTGATACACTTGAGTATTTAGCAAAAGGTGGCAGAATAGGTAAGAGTAAAGCGTTCCTAGGTTCACTTTTAAAAATAAAACCGATTTTGTCCTTAACAGACGGTGTTTTAAATCCTGTTTCAAAAGTTCGTACACATATGCAGATGATACAACAATTAACGACCACATTTACAACGGAAACAAAAGGTAAAATCGTAAAGAAAATAGCTATTTCTCATGCTGAGGCAGATTCTGTAGCAATGAAGTTAAAGCAATCTCTTCAAGGTGTTACAGACGTTAAGGATATTACAATCCAAGTAACTTCTCCTATCATCAGTACACATGCAGGCCCTGGTGCCGTTGCATTAATGTACTATACTGAATCAAAATAG
- a CDS encoding divergent PAP2 family protein, with translation MNRPMLTALLTIGLAQSLKIPIKKMNTGRLEWDTFFETGGMPSSHSAGVTALATYVALDRGVSSVDFALSTVFGLIVMYDAQGIRRQTGELTIKVNEMNADLERLAGDSKAKKSDYRSVQLRERLGHQPEEVLGGAILGLVAGGISYALTKKSI, from the coding sequence ATGAATCGGCCAATGCTTACAGCGCTTCTTACGATTGGATTAGCTCAATCCTTAAAAATTCCAATAAAAAAAATGAATACCGGACGCTTGGAATGGGATACTTTTTTTGAAACCGGTGGAATGCCAAGCTCTCACTCAGCGGGAGTTACAGCCCTTGCTACATATGTTGCACTAGACCGAGGGGTATCATCAGTTGATTTTGCCCTATCGACAGTTTTCGGACTTATTGTTATGTATGATGCACAAGGAATTAGAAGGCAAACAGGAGAATTGACAATTAAAGTGAATGAAATGAATGCAGACCTTGAGAGGCTTGCTGGAGATTCGAAGGCAAAGAAAAGTGATTATCGATCTGTTCAACTTCGAGAGCGCCTCGGACATCAGCCAGAAGAAGTTCTTGGTGGAGCCATACTTGGCTTAGTAGCAGGTGGAATCAGCTATGCACTGACGAAGAAATCAATTTAA
- the recQ gene encoding DNA helicase RecQ codes for MNQTKFEMATDLLKRYYGYHSFREGQQGIIEKVLEGKDTLGIMPTGGGKSICYQIPALVLEGVTLVISPLISLMKDQVDALLELNIPATYLNSTLSTSEEEYRISGILAGEYKLVYIAPERLHQPHFMRLCQELPLSFVAIDEAHCLSQWGHDFRPSYLGINDWLNKLTERPAVLALTATATNAVRDDIADHLQIESDNMILTGFKRDNLRLQVIKGTDKWRYVKKYIKDHVDQSGIIYATTRKEVEQVYEKLRQASVDVAMYHGGMSEAERTKHQEDFLHDKSPVMVATNAFGMGIDKSNVRYVLHYNMPRNIEAYYQEAGRAGRDGEMSECVLLFNPQDVRLQSFLIEQSELGLERKEQEYEKLQQMSGYTHTGSCLMRYILAYFGDTISEDCGQCSSCNSKGEEIDCTREAQMVFSCIKRMRERFGKTMVAQVLVGSSNQKVKQMQLDSLPTYGLMNNKTAKDVANFIDFLTAEKYVKPTGSQYPTLQLTEQAVAVLKGEVKVSQRIIEQPKALEENDVVFEALRECRKRIATSEEVPPYVVFSDKTLRQMSEYIPLTTEELSYVQGVGETKLARYGELFLNVLQTFEEQKKVELTEATQSETAPNKKQSKGSHLDSITLFQQGFSVNEIATKREFSEQTILNHLLKAKDEGIDLDLQSYVDEEKRKAILSVVGKVGSEKLRPIKEALPENVTYQEIRFVLNR; via the coding sequence TTGAATCAAACTAAATTTGAAATGGCAACCGATTTATTGAAACGTTATTATGGGTATCATTCTTTTCGCGAGGGGCAACAAGGTATCATCGAAAAAGTGTTAGAAGGAAAAGACACGTTAGGAATTATGCCTACAGGTGGAGGAAAGTCGATTTGCTATCAGATCCCAGCCTTAGTTTTAGAAGGGGTTACATTGGTTATTTCTCCGCTTATTTCTTTAATGAAGGACCAAGTGGATGCATTATTAGAACTGAACATCCCGGCGACTTATCTAAACAGTACGCTTTCAACTTCAGAGGAAGAATATCGAATTAGTGGTATTTTAGCTGGAGAGTATAAATTGGTCTATATTGCACCAGAGAGACTACATCAGCCACATTTTATGAGATTATGTCAGGAACTCCCTCTGTCATTTGTCGCAATCGATGAAGCACATTGTCTATCGCAGTGGGGGCATGATTTTAGACCGAGTTACTTAGGTATCAATGATTGGTTAAATAAATTGACCGAACGACCAGCGGTACTTGCCCTAACAGCTACAGCTACAAATGCGGTTCGAGATGATATTGCTGATCATTTACAAATTGAGAGCGACAATATGATACTGACAGGTTTTAAGCGAGATAATTTACGGTTACAAGTGATAAAAGGAACGGATAAGTGGCGTTATGTAAAAAAATATATTAAAGATCATGTCGATCAATCAGGAATAATCTATGCGACAACGCGTAAGGAAGTAGAGCAAGTGTATGAAAAGTTAAGACAAGCATCTGTAGACGTAGCGATGTATCATGGCGGAATGAGTGAGGCGGAGCGAACGAAGCATCAAGAAGATTTTCTACACGACAAGTCACCTGTTATGGTAGCTACGAATGCTTTTGGTATGGGAATTGATAAATCAAATGTGAGATACGTGCTTCATTACAATATGCCTCGTAACATTGAAGCGTATTATCAAGAGGCAGGTCGTGCAGGTCGTGACGGGGAAATGAGCGAATGTGTATTGTTGTTCAACCCGCAAGATGTCAGGCTTCAATCCTTCTTAATTGAGCAATCAGAGCTAGGACTTGAACGCAAAGAACAAGAATACGAAAAATTACAGCAAATGTCGGGCTACACCCACACAGGTAGTTGCTTAATGCGCTACATTTTAGCGTATTTTGGAGATACTATAAGTGAAGATTGTGGTCAGTGTAGTTCATGTAATAGCAAAGGGGAAGAAATTGATTGCACAAGGGAAGCACAAATGGTGTTCTCGTGCATTAAGCGGATGCGCGAGCGTTTTGGCAAGACAATGGTAGCTCAAGTATTAGTAGGATCAAGCAATCAAAAGGTAAAGCAAATGCAGCTCGATTCTTTGCCAACCTACGGGTTAATGAACAATAAAACAGCAAAAGATGTAGCAAATTTTATTGATTTCTTAACCGCAGAAAAATACGTTAAACCAACGGGTTCGCAGTATCCTACATTACAGCTGACAGAACAGGCTGTCGCGGTATTAAAAGGTGAGGTCAAGGTTTCACAAAGAATAATCGAACAACCTAAGGCATTAGAAGAGAATGATGTAGTATTTGAAGCATTGCGCGAATGCCGTAAACGCATCGCAACGAGTGAAGAAGTACCGCCTTATGTTGTCTTCTCGGATAAAACGTTACGTCAAATGAGCGAATATATCCCTTTGACAACGGAGGAGTTATCGTATGTCCAAGGAGTGGGAGAGACAAAGCTCGCACGATATGGTGAACTATTTTTAAACGTATTACAGACATTTGAGGAGCAGAAAAAAGTAGAATTAACCGAAGCAACACAGAGTGAAACAGCTCCGAATAAAAAACAGTCTAAAGGTAGTCATTTAGATTCGATAACCTTGTTTCAACAAGGATTTTCTGTTAACGAGATTGCAACTAAACGTGAATTTAGTGAACAAACCATCTTAAATCATTTACTTAAAGCAAAAGATGAAGGAATTGATCTAGATCTTCAATCATATGTAGATGAAGAGAAGAGAAAAGCGATCCTGTCTGTCGTCGGTAAAGTTGGTAGTGAAAAGTTGCGACCAATTAAGGAAGCATTACCTGAAAACGTTACCTATCAGGAGATTCGCTTTGTATTAAATCGTTAA
- the ytxJ gene encoding bacillithiol system redox-active protein YtxJ, with amino-acid sequence MKEITTIEDWQALINSSAEQPVFLLKHSTTCPISAEAFGEFEAFVEDHKDTSYTFALVKVIESRPVSNAIAEEIQLKHESPQAVLLENKEVKWNASHWNITKRKLADALS; translated from the coding sequence ATGAAGGAAATTACAACGATTGAAGATTGGCAAGCATTAATCAATTCATCGGCCGAACAGCCTGTTTTCTTGCTCAAACATAGTACAACTTGTCCAATAAGCGCCGAAGCATTCGGTGAGTTCGAAGCGTTTGTTGAAGACCACAAAGATACAAGTTACACTTTTGCTTTAGTAAAAGTCATTGAGTCTCGCCCGGTGTCGAACGCGATTGCCGAAGAGATACAATTGAAGCATGAATCACCACAAGCAGTACTTCTTGAGAACAAAGAAGTGAAATGGAATGCCTCTCATTGGAACATCACAAAAAGAAAATTAGCTGATGCCCTTTCGTAG
- a CDS encoding SCP2 sterol-binding domain-containing protein: MNAKAELTSFVTKMNQTPEHISEEKDRVFQFDLTESGTMQVKFEGGQVELLEGATEDPDVTLKMNDESFIKLLEDDLNTTMAFMTGKLKVDGSMGLAMKLQQLVKTYKNIS, translated from the coding sequence ATGAACGCGAAAGCAGAATTAACATCATTTGTTACGAAAATGAACCAAACACCGGAACATATTTCAGAAGAGAAAGATCGTGTTTTTCAATTTGATTTGACTGAATCTGGAACCATGCAAGTGAAATTTGAAGGCGGACAAGTAGAATTACTTGAAGGTGCTACAGAAGATCCTGATGTTACATTGAAAATGAATGATGAATCATTCATAAAATTACTTGAGGATGATCTAAACACTACGATGGCATTTATGACAGGTAAGCTCAAGGTGGACGGAAGCATGGGTCTTGCGATGAAGCTTCAACAGTTAGTAAAAACTTACAAAAACATCTCATGA